Proteins co-encoded in one Clostridiales bacterium genomic window:
- a CDS encoding DEAD/DEAH box helicase family protein, with the protein MSITAYQAKYYAHELQRSYANDHVGKLAGLLFDAQVEPKPHQIDAALFALQTPYLAGVVLADEVGLGKTIEAGIVITQYWAERKRRILIISPSSLRQQWQQELYEKFLIPSQLLDPKLKDQQLARTAQRGAEVLICSYEFALRHEASLLRQWDLVVCDEAHRLRNFYTGRNKAPEAISHIVREAHKTLLLTATPLQNRLEELYGLVSVFDPDYFYSLDAFRERYVKAKGIGDNDDLVDRVAAISKRTLRRDADKYIHFTKRLPLTVEFMPSPEEIRLYDRVNDYLQREDLFAFGNSQRHLTTLIIRKRLGSSTYAVSSTLGKIADRLQAELDAGVRRDSRGGLIAADLIDDDLPDEVLEELEDGGEPASERTQFGPGSGARLDDETLEAMRAEVAELRSYADMARAITVNQKAVKLNEALDKGFERLRELGAPEKAIIFTDSTKTQEYIARSLGEAGRAKGLVLFNGSNNSSESNQIYRDWLEANKDGDVITGIPAADRRKALVDYFRDHGTVMIATEAAAEGINLQFCSMVVNYDLPWNPQRVEQRIGRAHRYGQKFDVVVVNFSNKGNVAEARILELLATKFHLFESVFGASDEVLGAIEDGFDFEKTINSILSTSRSDADIDKAFRALEEQYATEITAEMAAAKAKVFDNLDPNVQDRLKAYDSQSGEVLNKFERLLLSVTKLQLEPFATFEGDGRRFVLNRAPVKNAKTGRYYFKSEPLDNAHQYRFDSDLARYVVESSKEAETPSRELTFSLGESSRISTAVKELQGKSGELTVKLVTFSMKAKNDDISESYMLAGGLTDDGQWLDHEYVADLLDLACVDEGPEVTVDDSRFDSHLSERRSHLEKEVQGRNSRYYDQQEELLYRNQQDRRAESEGKIREYKAKEKEARRAARATDDPMEQLKFKKDARRWSERAEEEDEEARLARKKMREEADHYLELIEQALKGTQEVEHLFAIRWKVVS; encoded by the coding sequence ATGAGCATCACTGCCTATCAGGCGAAGTACTACGCCCACGAGCTCCAGCGCTCCTACGCGAACGATCATGTCGGCAAGCTTGCTGGCCTTCTCTTTGACGCACAAGTTGAACCGAAGCCACATCAAATAGATGCGGCACTGTTTGCGTTGCAGACACCGTACCTGGCCGGAGTGGTTCTTGCCGATGAGGTGGGCCTCGGAAAGACAATTGAGGCGGGCATCGTCATCACGCAGTATTGGGCTGAACGCAAGCGACGTATCCTCATCATTTCGCCCTCAAGCCTTCGTCAACAGTGGCAGCAAGAGCTCTACGAGAAGTTCCTGATTCCGAGTCAACTACTCGACCCAAAGCTCAAGGACCAACAGCTCGCGCGCACCGCGCAACGCGGTGCCGAAGTGCTGATCTGCTCGTATGAGTTTGCATTACGTCATGAGGCTAGCCTGCTGCGCCAGTGGGACCTGGTGGTGTGCGATGAGGCCCATCGTCTGCGCAACTTCTACACCGGACGCAACAAGGCTCCGGAGGCAATCAGCCACATCGTTCGTGAAGCTCACAAGACACTGCTGCTGACCGCGACGCCGCTGCAGAACCGCCTAGAGGAACTCTATGGCCTTGTCAGCGTTTTCGATCCCGACTACTTCTATTCACTCGATGCCTTTCGTGAGCGGTACGTCAAGGCCAAAGGCATTGGAGACAATGACGATCTAGTTGATCGCGTGGCAGCCATCAGCAAGCGCACGTTGCGACGGGACGCCGACAAGTACATCCACTTCACCAAGCGCCTGCCGCTCACCGTGGAGTTCATGCCGAGTCCCGAGGAGATCCGACTCTACGACAGGGTCAACGACTATCTGCAGCGCGAGGATCTGTTTGCCTTCGGCAACTCCCAGAGGCACTTGACAACGTTGATTATCCGAAAGCGCCTCGGCTCATCGACCTACGCCGTTTCCAGTACGTTGGGGAAGATCGCTGACAGGCTCCAAGCGGAGCTAGACGCGGGCGTCCGTCGCGACAGTCGTGGTGGCCTGATTGCGGCCGACCTCATTGACGACGACCTCCCGGATGAGGTGCTTGAGGAGCTCGAAGATGGTGGCGAACCCGCCTCCGAGCGGACCCAGTTCGGCCCCGGCTCCGGTGCGCGTCTCGATGATGAAACACTCGAAGCCATGCGTGCCGAGGTCGCCGAGCTTCGCAGCTACGCCGATATGGCTCGCGCCATCACGGTGAATCAGAAGGCCGTGAAGCTCAACGAAGCTCTCGACAAAGGCTTCGAACGTCTGCGTGAACTTGGCGCACCCGAGAAGGCGATCATCTTCACGGATTCAACCAAGACCCAGGAGTACATTGCCCGTTCGCTCGGTGAGGCCGGTCGGGCCAAGGGATTGGTCCTGTTCAACGGCTCCAACAACTCATCCGAGAGCAACCAGATCTACAGGGACTGGCTTGAAGCCAACAAGGATGGCGACGTCATAACCGGCATTCCGGCTGCCGATCGCCGCAAGGCTCTCGTGGACTACTTCCGCGACCACGGCACCGTCATGATCGCCACCGAGGCCGCAGCCGAAGGTATCAACCTGCAGTTCTGCTCCATGGTCGTGAACTACGACCTGCCGTGGAACCCGCAACGGGTCGAACAGCGCATTGGACGTGCTCACCGCTACGGACAGAAGTTCGACGTGGTCGTGGTCAACTTCTCAAACAAGGGCAATGTAGCCGAGGCACGCATCCTCGAACTGCTGGCGACCAAGTTCCACCTGTTTGAGTCCGTCTTTGGTGCCAGCGATGAAGTGCTTGGTGCTATCGAGGACGGTTTCGATTTCGAGAAGACGATCAACAGCATCCTCAGTACTTCTCGAAGTGACGCTGATATCGACAAAGCGTTCAGGGCACTGGAGGAGCAGTACGCCACCGAGATCACGGCTGAAATGGCTGCCGCCAAAGCCAAGGTGTTCGACAACCTTGACCCGAACGTGCAAGACCGCCTGAAAGCATATGACTCGCAGTCCGGCGAGGTTCTCAACAAGTTCGAGCGCCTGCTGCTATCAGTGACCAAGTTGCAGCTCGAACCTTTCGCGACATTTGAGGGCGATGGTCGCCGCTTCGTTCTGAATAGAGCCCCAGTCAAGAATGCGAAGACCGGCCGCTACTACTTCAAGTCAGAGCCGCTCGACAACGCCCACCAGTACCGTTTCGACAGTGACCTTGCTCGCTATGTCGTGGAGTCATCCAAGGAGGCCGAAACCCCAAGCAGGGAACTCACTTTCAGCCTCGGCGAGTCCTCGCGTATTAGTACTGCCGTGAAGGAGCTTCAGGGCAAGTCTGGTGAGCTAACGGTCAAGCTTGTCACCTTCTCTATGAAGGCGAAGAACGATGACATTAGTGAGTCCTACATGCTTGCTGGGGGCCTGACCGACGATGGCCAGTGGCTCGATCATGAATACGTCGCCGATTTGCTGGACTTGGCTTGTGTAGATGAGGGGCCGGAAGTCACTGTCGATGACTCGAGGTTTGATAGTCATCTGTCAGAGCGTCGCTCGCACTTGGAGAAGGAAGTCCAGGGCCGCAACTCCCGCTATTACGACCAGCAAGAGGAGCTCCTCTACCGCAATCAACAGGACCGACGAGCTGAGTCCGAGGGCAAGATTCGCGAGTACAAGGCCAAGGAGAAGGAGGCCCGCAGAGCCGCCAGGGCCACCGATGATCCAATGGAACAGCTAAAGTTCAAGAAGGATGCACGCCGCTGGTCAGAGCGTGCGGAGGAAGAAGACGAAGAGGCACGCCTGGCTCGCAAGAAGATGCGTGAAGAAGCGGACCACTATCTCGAGTTGATTGAGCAAGCGCTCAAGGGAACTCAGGAGGTCGAGCACCTATTTGCCATCCGATGGAAGGTGGTCTCCTGA
- a CDS encoding site-specific DNA-methyltransferase, which produces MSNDDSQDIYETPSTTPSFQTELAAQLSELIPEAIADGKVDVEKLKELLGDDAGDDRERFGMFWPGKKRALRAAQEPTTATLKPDFENSKDWDTTKNLFIEGDNLEVLKILQKHYHGKVKLIYIDPPYNTGNDFVYPDNFKEGLDTYLEWTRQVNEEGKKVSTNSETEGRYHSNWLNMMYPRLKLARNLLTEDGVLFISIDQHEHAALLRLCAEVFGESNLLGSVSVVNNLKGRSDDQYFATANEFLVACARNNEGATIYGFATAEDYQAEFKHSDEISNYKEVGLRKTGKNSRRIDRPNMYYPIYYCPSSSEFSLEPSTGAIEIFPVDSAGVEGRWRWSRDTFQKNKDTELVAREVNGKWNVYVKMRDVVDGEARTVRPKTVWIDPKYDTAGGARAVKALFDGQNYFDNPKPVDFIRDVLAIGARKDSIILDFFAGSGTTAQAVLKQNAADGGSRSFVLVQLPEPTPEESDARNAGYDTISALTIERIRRAGEEVHGSLQGQTVDVGFRTFTLSDTNFSKWRVASDADASTLEQHLLDLRDNAADDATPDALLTEILLKQGYSLSEQIDEIEVSGLKLKTVGGGLLLAYLDERTKPTLNQLRSVLAEKPARLVILEDAFQGDDELKTNLVQECRSHSVELWTA; this is translated from the coding sequence ATGAGCAACGACGATTCACAGGACATCTACGAAACACCAAGCACAACACCAAGCTTCCAAACGGAGCTCGCGGCACAACTCTCGGAGTTGATTCCTGAGGCCATTGCCGATGGCAAAGTCGACGTCGAAAAGCTCAAGGAGCTCTTGGGGGACGATGCGGGTGACGACCGCGAGCGCTTCGGCATGTTCTGGCCCGGAAAGAAGCGAGCTTTGCGTGCCGCGCAGGAGCCGACTACAGCAACCTTGAAGCCCGACTTCGAGAACTCGAAGGACTGGGACACCACCAAGAATCTGTTCATCGAGGGCGATAACCTCGAGGTGCTCAAGATTCTGCAGAAGCACTATCACGGCAAGGTCAAGCTGATCTACATCGATCCGCCCTACAACACGGGCAACGACTTCGTTTACCCTGACAACTTCAAGGAGGGGTTGGACACCTACCTCGAATGGACTCGGCAGGTCAATGAGGAGGGTAAGAAGGTCAGCACCAACAGCGAGACCGAGGGTCGCTACCACTCAAACTGGCTCAACATGATGTATCCGCGCCTCAAGCTTGCGCGGAACCTGTTGACCGAGGACGGTGTCCTGTTCATCTCGATTGACCAGCACGAGCACGCTGCACTGCTGCGTCTGTGTGCAGAGGTTTTCGGTGAGAGCAACTTGCTCGGCTCAGTCTCCGTGGTCAACAACCTCAAGGGTCGCTCTGATGACCAGTACTTCGCTACGGCGAATGAATTCTTGGTCGCCTGTGCACGAAACAACGAGGGTGCGACCATCTATGGATTCGCAACAGCGGAGGACTATCAAGCCGAGTTCAAGCATTCAGATGAGATTAGCAACTACAAAGAGGTCGGGCTTCGCAAGACCGGTAAGAACTCACGAAGGATTGACCGCCCGAACATGTACTACCCGATCTACTACTGTCCGAGTTCTTCGGAATTCAGCCTCGAGCCAAGTACTGGCGCAATTGAAATCTTCCCGGTTGACTCAGCAGGAGTGGAAGGTCGGTGGCGTTGGAGCAGGGACACCTTTCAGAAGAACAAGGATACCGAGCTTGTAGCTAGAGAAGTCAACGGCAAGTGGAATGTCTATGTGAAGATGCGTGATGTCGTTGATGGCGAGGCGAGGACGGTCCGGCCTAAGACAGTCTGGATTGACCCGAAGTATGATACGGCAGGCGGAGCGCGTGCAGTAAAGGCGCTCTTCGATGGACAGAACTACTTCGACAACCCGAAGCCCGTTGATTTCATCCGTGATGTGTTGGCCATCGGGGCTCGCAAGGACTCGATCATCCTCGACTTCTTTGCTGGCTCCGGCACGACGGCACAAGCGGTCTTGAAGCAGAACGCAGCCGATGGTGGCAGCCGCAGTTTCGTGTTGGTTCAGCTGCCTGAACCAACACCCGAAGAGTCCGATGCTCGCAACGCGGGGTATGACACGATTTCCGCACTGACGATTGAGCGGATCAGGCGTGCTGGTGAGGAAGTTCACGGGTCGCTCCAGGGCCAGACTGTTGATGTCGGATTTCGCACGTTCACCCTCAGTGACACCAACTTCTCGAAGTGGCGCGTGGCAAGCGATGCGGACGCAAGTACGCTCGAGCAGCACTTGCTCGATTTGCGCGACAACGCTGCTGACGATGCAACACCGGATGCCTTGTTGACCGAGATTCTACTGAAGCAGGGGTACTCTCTCTCCGAGCAGATTGACGAGATCGAAGTCTCAGGCTTGAAGCTGAAGACCGTTGGTGGGGGACTTCTGCTCGCATACCTGGACGAGCGCACCAAGCCGACGCTGAATCAACTGCGCTCTGTGCTGGCGGAGAAGCCAGCACGCCTCGTTATCCTCGAAGACGCATTCCAAGGCGACGATGAGCTAAAGACCAACTTGGTCCAAGAATGCAGGTCACATAGCGTGGAACTCTGGACGGCCTGA
- a CDS encoding DEAD/DEAH box helicase family protein produces MEFKFDAHQEFQQDAIAAVVDLFEGQLADAASLSTKLQGAVPDAGDQMIAFDMVSEVGAVGNNLLLDDATILQNLQTVQDRNGLEVVSELAGGSLDFDIEMETGTGKTYVYLRTIFELAKNYSFTKFIILVPSVAIREGVTTSIKLMTKHFQDLYATPFDSFVYSGSTPEEVQSFATSTSVQIMVMTIDSLRGDKNTRVIHQTRDKLNGLRPIDYLKATHPVVIMDEPQNMESLLSQSAVGELNPLCTLRYSATHRKTRNVVYRLDPVDAHDLGLVKQIVVAEALQQGADAAPYVKLQSVRNDKGFLACMELAVRKASDGTIQRKTVYVKNGQDLALVTDNSAYEGWLVNELSIEPESVELFPHGWLQAGETIGGSNDSIYREMIRETIREHLRKETMLRPHGIKVLSLFFVDKVASFLGEGYNNDTADGQFVTWFDELFIEERSRSQQWSQSLPLDPVDYRRAYFSAIRGRKGQHDTFKDTTGTSKADDDAYDLIMRDKARLLDENEPVRFIFSHSALREGWDNPNVFQICALREMGEATERRQTIGRGLRLPVSQAGERVPDKGIAQLTVVANESYREFADSLQKEYRDSGVSIGLVRPGEFAKIPTIDEVTGDEKRLGFQGSKLIWDELVERSFIDKEGRVTANFRPETLGFTLGPVPEFFWPQDDIIDVMLNCRIERIVKTRRERVARKLNKEIYSTPWFEDFWRTISQKTTYRVALNREEVIDNAVNRIKAEQPILPLRVQVTRAGVKLVRGGTKTSETATRSAELTGAYQLPDILSELQEATSLTRRTLIDVLTRSGKLSEFIGNPNDFIAMVKRNLQNVVAAAVQEGIQYEKIGGYVYELRELQADGAEARDLFLDRVYKVENTGKTDFDYIQIDSDGADAPERQFAEKLDSREDVKFFMKLPDKFKIDTPVGPYNPDWAIIKQDEDGVDRIYMIRETKSTLDESKRRPTENAKIKAATEHFKQLGIGTDTVPGYAVSVPGNWSL; encoded by the coding sequence ATGGAATTCAAGTTTGATGCTCACCAGGAGTTCCAGCAGGACGCAATCGCTGCCGTGGTCGATCTGTTTGAGGGTCAGCTGGCCGACGCCGCATCGTTGTCGACGAAGCTCCAGGGCGCGGTTCCCGACGCTGGCGATCAGATGATCGCCTTTGACATGGTTAGCGAAGTTGGCGCGGTTGGGAACAACCTGCTGCTCGACGACGCGACAATACTGCAGAACCTGCAGACCGTGCAGGATCGAAACGGCCTCGAGGTAGTGAGCGAGCTGGCTGGGGGTTCGCTGGACTTTGACATCGAGATGGAGACCGGCACCGGCAAGACGTATGTGTATCTGCGTACCATCTTCGAGCTGGCCAAGAACTACAGCTTCACCAAGTTCATCATCCTCGTGCCGAGCGTGGCCATCCGTGAGGGCGTGACCACCAGTATCAAGCTAATGACTAAGCACTTCCAAGATCTCTACGCCACGCCGTTCGACTCGTTCGTCTACAGCGGCAGCACGCCGGAAGAAGTGCAGTCGTTCGCCACTTCCACGAGCGTGCAGATCATGGTCATGACCATCGACTCGTTGCGGGGCGACAAGAACACCCGCGTCATCCACCAGACTCGTGACAAGCTTAACGGGCTGCGCCCAATTGACTATCTGAAGGCCACACATCCAGTGGTCATTATGGACGAGCCACAGAACATGGAGTCGTTGCTTAGCCAGTCTGCAGTGGGTGAGCTGAATCCGCTTTGCACCCTGCGCTACTCGGCAACCCATCGCAAGACGCGCAACGTCGTCTATCGCCTCGACCCGGTTGACGCCCACGATCTCGGCTTGGTCAAGCAGATTGTGGTGGCGGAGGCGCTGCAGCAGGGCGCCGATGCAGCACCGTATGTGAAGCTCCAGTCAGTTCGTAATGACAAAGGCTTTCTAGCATGTATGGAACTGGCGGTGCGCAAAGCATCGGACGGCACAATCCAGCGGAAGACGGTGTACGTCAAAAACGGCCAAGACCTCGCTCTGGTCACTGACAACTCTGCCTATGAGGGTTGGTTGGTCAACGAGTTGAGTATCGAACCCGAGTCAGTCGAGCTGTTCCCGCACGGGTGGCTTCAGGCAGGTGAGACCATCGGCGGCTCCAACGATTCCATTTACCGCGAGATGATCCGTGAGACCATCCGTGAGCATCTGCGTAAGGAGACGATGCTACGACCTCACGGGATCAAGGTGCTGAGCTTGTTCTTTGTCGACAAGGTCGCAAGTTTCCTTGGAGAGGGCTACAACAACGACACTGCTGACGGGCAGTTCGTCACTTGGTTCGACGAGCTGTTCATCGAGGAGCGCTCCAGGAGTCAGCAATGGTCGCAATCACTGCCTCTTGATCCAGTCGATTACCGGCGCGCCTACTTCTCGGCCATTAGGGGGAGGAAGGGTCAGCACGATACCTTTAAGGACACAACCGGCACATCGAAGGCTGATGATGACGCCTACGATTTGATAATGCGTGACAAAGCACGACTCCTCGACGAGAACGAGCCGGTGCGATTCATCTTCAGCCACTCGGCGCTGCGTGAAGGCTGGGACAATCCGAACGTCTTTCAGATCTGTGCTCTACGTGAGATGGGCGAAGCGACGGAGCGTCGCCAAACGATCGGACGCGGACTGCGGCTGCCGGTCAGCCAGGCAGGAGAGCGGGTACCAGACAAGGGCATCGCTCAACTCACCGTCGTTGCGAATGAGTCCTATCGAGAATTCGCCGATAGCTTACAGAAGGAGTATCGGGACTCCGGCGTCAGTATCGGCCTGGTGCGCCCTGGTGAGTTCGCGAAGATCCCGACAATCGACGAAGTTACCGGCGACGAGAAACGGCTCGGCTTCCAGGGCTCCAAACTGATCTGGGACGAACTGGTCGAACGCAGCTTCATTGACAAGGAAGGCAGAGTCACCGCCAACTTCCGTCCCGAGACACTCGGGTTCACACTTGGCCCGGTGCCGGAGTTCTTCTGGCCCCAAGACGACATAATCGATGTGATGCTCAACTGTCGCATCGAGCGCATAGTCAAGACTCGGCGCGAGCGTGTCGCTCGCAAGCTCAACAAGGAGATCTACTCAACGCCGTGGTTCGAGGACTTTTGGCGCACGATTTCGCAGAAGACCACCTATCGAGTGGCCCTTAATCGTGAGGAAGTCATCGACAACGCAGTCAACAGAATCAAGGCTGAGCAGCCCATCTTGCCGCTTCGAGTTCAGGTCACCCGTGCAGGCGTAAAGCTGGTGCGGGGCGGCACCAAGACCTCCGAGACTGCAACTCGTTCTGCTGAGCTGACTGGCGCCTATCAACTTCCCGACATCCTCAGCGAGCTGCAGGAAGCTACATCCCTTACGCGTCGGACCTTGATTGACGTGTTGACGCGCTCTGGCAAGCTGAGCGAGTTTATCGGCAATCCCAATGACTTCATTGCAATGGTGAAGCGAAACCTCCAGAACGTGGTGGCCGCTGCCGTTCAGGAAGGCATTCAGTACGAGAAGATCGGCGGCTACGTCTACGAGTTGCGTGAACTGCAGGCCGATGGTGCTGAGGCACGTGACCTCTTTCTCGATCGCGTCTACAAGGTCGAGAACACCGGCAAGACCGACTTCGACTACATCCAGATCGACTCAGACGGTGCGGACGCCCCTGAGCGCCAGTTCGCGGAGAAGCTGGACTCACGTGAAGACGTCAAGTTCTTCATGAAGCTGCCCGACAAGTTCAAGATCGACACGCCCGTCGGGCCGTACAACCCAGACTGGGCAATCATCAAGCAGGATGAGGATGGCGTGGATCGCATCTACATGATCCGCGAGACCAAGAGCACGCTGGATGAGTCCAAGCGTCGCCCGACTGAGAACGCCAAGATCAAAGCCGCGACTGAGCACTTCAAGCAGCTGGGCATCGGCACTGATACCGTCCCGGGCTACGCTGTCAGCGTCCCTGGCAATTGGAGCTTGTAA
- a CDS encoding AAA family ATPase, translating to MRAVEVQIHNFRSVHDATIRLEPLSLIAGANNAGKSNIIDAIRLFYGDLKWDEGRDAPKVEASDSEAWVEIEFQPTADELAQLKDDYRSAEGTFRVRNYVSPSSGADGKVRAGYYAYEDDKLSDNLFYGAKNVGSGKVGHIVYIPAVSKVDDNTKLTGPSALRELVAEVLNKVVADSPAYLELTKAFGAFEGSIRTQTCADGQSLKSLEKEVTDEIANWEASFSLAVQNIQPEEILKTLIKPQFIDETHGGEIDQARFGAGFQRHLIYTLIKLAAKHANPPRTSAGEKKEFAPQLTWILFEEPEAFLHPSQEEVLHDSLLKLVQDGTTQVLLTTHSSRFVSRSMDDLTRLVRLCRDAGITTAHQLSQAELDKLFDDLLVVDDSITPIGTTSADVNKAAMMASLKTELWMQATRTIAFFSQRVILVEGASETALYSYLTTRGLMDPPLRGLSVIDCMGKFNIHRFVAILGAFGIDHSVLYDGDNGGSHDSEVTAAIDGAKSAFTKRITRFPSDLESELGITPLPRNESHRKPQYILYHLESGLVDASKIDAIKQEFCDLATA from the coding sequence ATGCGCGCAGTAGAGGTCCAGATTCACAACTTCCGGAGCGTCCACGACGCGACGATTCGCCTTGAGCCACTCTCGCTAATCGCGGGAGCCAACAATGCAGGCAAGAGCAACATCATAGATGCCATCCGGCTGTTCTATGGGGACCTGAAGTGGGATGAGGGACGTGATGCCCCGAAGGTAGAGGCGAGCGATTCAGAAGCATGGGTTGAGATCGAGTTTCAGCCGACTGCGGATGAGCTCGCGCAACTGAAGGATGATTACAGGAGTGCAGAAGGCACCTTCCGCGTCCGGAACTACGTCAGCCCCTCGAGCGGAGCAGATGGCAAGGTTCGCGCGGGGTACTACGCCTACGAAGACGACAAGTTGTCCGACAACTTGTTCTACGGTGCGAAGAATGTGGGGTCTGGCAAGGTCGGACACATCGTCTACATTCCCGCTGTCAGCAAGGTCGATGACAACACAAAGCTCACCGGCCCTTCTGCGCTACGAGAACTCGTAGCGGAGGTTCTCAACAAGGTGGTCGCCGACAGCCCCGCATACCTAGAGCTTACCAAGGCGTTCGGCGCCTTTGAAGGCTCGATTAGGACGCAGACCTGTGCTGACGGGCAGTCGCTTAAGTCTCTTGAGAAGGAAGTAACCGACGAGATTGCTAATTGGGAAGCGTCTTTTTCGCTTGCAGTTCAGAACATTCAGCCGGAGGAGATCCTGAAGACACTCATTAAGCCGCAGTTCATCGACGAGACGCACGGCGGGGAGATAGATCAGGCGCGTTTTGGTGCGGGTTTTCAGCGTCACCTCATTTACACACTGATCAAACTCGCGGCGAAGCATGCCAATCCACCTAGGACATCGGCCGGTGAGAAGAAGGAGTTCGCGCCTCAGCTCACGTGGATTCTGTTCGAGGAACCCGAGGCCTTCCTGCACCCCTCCCAGGAAGAGGTGTTGCACGACAGCCTACTGAAACTCGTTCAGGACGGCACTACACAGGTCTTGTTAACGACGCATAGCTCACGTTTCGTTAGCCGCTCGATGGACGACCTGACTCGACTAGTCCGACTATGCCGCGACGCTGGTATCACTACGGCCCACCAGTTGTCGCAGGCTGAACTCGACAAGCTGTTCGACGACCTCCTCGTCGTTGATGACAGCATTACGCCGATCGGCACGACATCGGCGGATGTCAACAAGGCTGCGATGATGGCGTCCCTTAAGACTGAGCTATGGATGCAGGCAACACGTACGATAGCCTTCTTCAGTCAGCGAGTGATCCTTGTCGAAGGTGCTAGTGAGACGGCGTTATACAGTTACTTGACGACCCGGGGTCTAATGGACCCGCCTTTGAGAGGCCTTTCTGTCATCGACTGCATGGGTAAGTTCAACATCCATCGTTTCGTCGCGATTCTCGGCGCATTTGGCATCGACCACTCGGTCCTCTACGACGGGGACAACGGCGGTTCGCATGATTCCGAGGTAACCGCGGCGATTGATGGGGCGAAGTCGGCGTTCACCAAGAGGATCACTCGGTTCCCGAGCGACTTGGAGTCGGAGCTTGGGATCACCCCACTCCCCCGAAACGAGTCGCATCGCAAGCCGCAGTACATCCTCTATCACCTGGAGTCAGGGCTGGTGGATGCGTCAAAGATCGACGCGATAAAGCAGGAGTTCTGCGACCTCGCTACGGCGTGA
- a CDS encoding DUF2130 domain-containing protein, which translates to MHEIKCPHCGKTFNVDEAGYADILKQVRDEAFDKALHDRLVLAEQDKKTAIELAQTKVASEMERKAAKKDAEKDTEIARLKAELEKADVANQLALKEALSTVEKERDDLKRDLDSKDTERKLLESSLKDKYETQIKDRDDAIERLKDLKAKLSTKLVGETLEQHCETEFNKIRATAFPRAYFEKDNDARSGSKGDYIFRDSDEACTECVSIMFEMKNECDTTATKKKNEDFFKELDKDRIEKGCEYAVLVSLLEPDNELYNTGIVDVSHRYPKMYVIRPQFFIPMITLLRNASQNALKYKTELALVKAQNIDITNFEDDLETIKTGFARNYDLASRKFGTAIAEIDKTIKSLEKTKAELLGSENNLRLANNKLQDVTIKKLTRGNPTMAAKFAELEKADSRDD; encoded by the coding sequence ATGCACGAGATCAAATGCCCGCATTGTGGCAAGACATTCAACGTTGATGAGGCCGGTTATGCGGACATCTTGAAACAGGTGCGCGACGAAGCCTTCGACAAGGCGCTGCACGACCGGTTGGTGCTTGCCGAGCAAGACAAGAAGACGGCGATCGAACTCGCGCAGACCAAGGTCGCCAGCGAGATGGAGAGGAAAGCCGCCAAGAAGGATGCCGAGAAGGACACCGAGATCGCTCGGCTTAAAGCAGAGCTCGAGAAGGCAGATGTCGCCAATCAGCTCGCGCTGAAGGAAGCGCTCAGTACGGTCGAGAAGGAGCGCGACGATCTCAAGCGAGATCTTGACTCGAAGGACACTGAGAGAAAGCTGCTCGAATCGTCGCTCAAAGACAAGTACGAAACCCAGATCAAGGATCGCGACGATGCCATCGAGCGCCTGAAGGACCTCAAGGCCAAGTTGTCCACCAAGTTGGTCGGCGAGACCCTAGAGCAACACTGTGAAACCGAGTTCAACAAGATCCGCGCTACTGCTTTCCCTCGCGCCTATTTTGAGAAGGACAATGACGCCCGCAGCGGTAGCAAGGGCGACTACATATTCCGTGACTCCGACGAAGCATGCACCGAATGTGTGTCGATCATGTTCGAGATGAAGAACGAGTGCGACACCACCGCAACCAAGAAGAAGAACGAGGACTTCTTCAAAGAACTCGACAAGGACCGCATCGAGAAGGGCTGCGAGTACGCCGTACTCGTTTCTTTGCTGGAGCCGGACAACGAGCTCTACAACACGGGCATCGTGGACGTGTCTCACCGGTATCCGAAGATGTACGTCATCCGACCACAGTTCTTTATTCCGATGATCACTCTGCTTCGTAACGCTTCTCAGAACGCACTGAAATACAAGACCGAGCTGGCGCTCGTGAAGGCGCAGAACATCGACATTACGAATTTCGAGGACGACCTGGAAACCATCAAGACAGGCTTTGCCCGTAACTATGACTTGGCGTCCCGAAAGTTTGGGACTGCCATCGCTGAGATTGACAAGACGATCAAGAGTCTTGAGAAGACGAAGGCCGAACTACTTGGCTCCGAGAACAACCTCCGTCTGGCCAACAACAAACTGCAAGACGTGACGATCAAGAAGCTGACACGCGGCAACCCGACCATGGCGGCGAAGTTCGCAGAGCTGGAGAAGGCGGACTCTAGGGACGATTAG
- a CDS encoding KTSC domain-containing protein encodes MLRTPVTSSNCVSVGYDATTWTLEVEFRHGGIYPYFDAPASECEALLSASSVGGCLDARIKKVGYRYRKL; translated from the coding sequence ATGCTGCGCACTCCGGTCACGAGCAGCAACTGTGTGTCGGTCGGCTATGACGCGACCACATGGACTCTCGAGGTTGAGTTCAGACACGGTGGGATCTATCCGTACTTCGATGCGCCTGCGTCAGAGTGCGAGGCACTGTTGAGTGCCTCAAGCGTCGGCGGTTGCCTCGATGCGCGGATCAAGAAGGTGGGCTACCGCTACCGGAAGCTCTAG